ATGGAAAGGAGTTGCCCAGGTTGACCTCGTGGAATAGAACACAACGATACTATGAAGTAGACGAGGaaaaagatgatgatgatatcAGTGTTGCAAATGAGAACACTAAGGATGAAAACACGGTAAATGACGACGCTAATGATAATGATCAATCTGGTGTTCCTGAAGAATTCACTACAGACGATTTGATTTTTCCATACGACAGAGGGTTGTGGAAGAATATTATTGACTCCTGTGGAATGCCATGGACGTGGATATTGCCCTGGGGAGGTCCAAGTTCGGATGGATATCATTTTGACAAGACCGAGTTCATGGACGAAGACCAGCTTGGTCTACCATGGCCGCCAGACGGGGGACACCAGGACATCGAAGTGGAAGAGCCTGATGTCAGCCAGATGGTAGTGGGAAACAGAACGAACatcaagatgttgaagaaacgTCTTGATCCTCGGTCTACGATGAAACGGACAGAATGGAGGAGCGATGCTGGAGAAACACTCGATGATCTCGGAGTAGATGTAGAGGccgaagatgaagatgagttgATGGTAAAGGTTCAATAGAATGCACAGAACAGATATATTTACGAAGAAATTACAATTGATAGACTACAATGGTATAGAGCAAGCTAGCATAGTATTCTGCTACAGTATAAGATGCTGTAGAAGACCTCCTACAGTTCGACCTTCTACACCCAGTAATACACTAATTGAATCTGTTTAAGAATCTACCAGCGCAGTTGCAGATCTGAAGTGCCACAATATCCCAaaaaaaatacaataatTAGCGATAGCGGCTAGCCGGCGACTTCGCCAAACGACTCAACCACATGAAACGTCGGCTACTCGAAGCAATCAATCATTAATCAATATAGATTACGACTAAGGGATGAATTCTGGGGatattcacgtgactaCTATGGCGTTTTTCCCCAGGTAGACAATTCAGAGCACGGTTGCGAATTATGACCATATCACGTGCAAAGTGGTGATCGATTCcgaattttcaatttgtagGGAAGTCTTGTCGAATACGGAGTCCCAAGGTGGGCCATTTTGTATCAGTAGCGTTGTATAAATTGACCCAcatttgtcttctttttcagcaattgaGGTTGCACTTTTTCTCTGTATTCTTTTTACTGTCACGAACCACTGATTAACATGACTACTACCTTGAGATTGGGTTCTGAAGCCCCAGATTTCACTGCTGAGACCTCCAACGGATCCATTTCCTTCCACGACTTCATTGGTGACTCGTGGGTTGTTTTGTTCTCCCACCCAGATGACTTCACTCCAGTCTGTACCACTGAATTGGGTGCTTTCGCCAAGTTGGAGCCAGAATTCGCCAAGAGAGgtgtcaagttgattggtTTATCTGCCAACAATGCTGACTCGCACAAGGCCTGGATCAAGGACATTGATGAAGTCACTGGCTCTAAGTTGACCTTCCCAATCATTGCCGAcccagaaagaaaagtcGCTCACTTGTTCGACATGATCGACTACCAAGATGCCACCAACGTCGATGACAAGGGTGTGCAGTTCACCATCAGATCTGTGTTCGTCATTGacccaaagaagaagatcagatTAATTTTGGCATACCCAGCTTCTACTGGTAGAAACACCGCCGAAGTTTTGAGAGTTGTCGACTCGTTGCAAACTGGTGACAAGTACAGAGTTACCACTCCTATTAACTGGGTCCCTGGTGATGATGTCATTGTGCACCCATCTGTTTCCAACGAAGAAGCTAAGACTTTGTTCCCTAAGTTCAGAATCATCAAGCCATACTTGCGTTTGACTCCTTTGGAAGTCAAGGAACAATAGGCGATGTGTTTGTAGTTTGATATGAATAACACGATAAATTAGATTGAAAAAGTgtagaagatgtagaaagGATACCGAGAAGTACATCGGTTCCACtggaatcttcaattcttaAGTTTTACAATTGAACTAGTAGCTCACAGTCTTAAGGGGATAGCTCTTGTTAGAGTTCGCTAATTTTGTCCTACAAATTGCTACTGACTTGTCAATATTACAACATTAAATAAACAGACATGAGAATACATACAAGAAGTGAATAGTTACAGGAGCCGAGGCTGTTTTGGTAGTTGTACAAGATTTGGCTTTTGAGCCGGATTTCCTTACACCATCATCATAAGTGCTATTGATGGGAGTGGATAATGAACATGATGATCATGATGCGGAAATGTAGATAAATTCAGCTCTTAGCTAATTTACATGGCTACGTCCTCGTCGTAGTCCTGGGTGTAGTGACGAACCACTTCGTCATTATAGTCAAACTCCTCGTGCTGGTCGTTCATTCCAAAGTAGTTTTCCTGTTCCTGTTCAAACTGGTGAACATCTGAATTCTGGGGAGGAGGCGTGATTCCCTTGTAGCCGTCTACTACATACGACTCTGCTTCGCTGTTGGGACTCAAACGAATATTAGGATTGCCATTCTGGTTACTTCTCGGATTTTGATGGTATTGGTGGTTGTTGTACAAAGACTGTGGAGTCGAAGGAAGCGACTCATATTGAGAAACGTCATATACATCCGTGTTGGAAGGGTCAAATGAGTAGTCTGAAAACGAcaagtcttcaaatttCGTAACCATTTCTCCGTTCACGGGATTGGTGAACTGCCGAAGCGAACCCCAGGGCGTGATTTTGACTATGCCTCCATCTGGATGGTTATACACTGGCCATTCGTCGGAAGTAGTATAATCCGCAGGTTTGTCGAGGTCGTTGCGAGACTTCTTGGTGTCGGGATCGGCGTCgtctctctttcttttggGAGTGAAGCTCATGGcaaatgggtgcaaattaAATAGATATTGGTGAAATGCCAGTGATAATAATAAAATAGTACACTAGTAAAATACGAGTGCGGTATGAataaatatgaaaaatgtaTGTACCGAGTACAACTTGAGCCTCCGTAGTAGTGGCAGTAGAAATAACTGAGTCAGCGAATGAAGTATACTGGCCAGAAACACCAAAAGtatacaatttcaagactTCTGGGTTGAGATATCAGACAAAAATGGGTGCTTTTCTAGAGTCTCAGATCCAATGAGATACAGAGTCAGAGTCAAGTGATACAGAACAaaaattcttttcttatCTTCTGACAAACTCTGCAATGGTATGCTAGGCGATCAGACACAAGTCCAATCTGGCCGTCGTGGAACGGGAGTTTCGTCTGGATCAAAAGCGATGCCAGAGAGGTGGAATTTTTTTGGCtccttaactatggagatGGAGGTTGCAGcagtttttcaaattttgcaatGGTTTTTCCTGTCTGCCTACTAAGGTTTTCCAAGGTGTGAGAGCCAGACAGACACAACAGACAAAAGTTGGACAACACGAAAAACGGCAAAtaacgaagaaagaagattttgaaaaacaAACAGagaatcaaaaaaaattaCAAGTCCTCTTCTCTTGTGCTACAAAGCAGAAATGCATCTCTATATACTAACTATTGCCGGGGGACATCCGGTAGGTGGAATAGAGACTTGTGAAGTAGAATCTTTCCtggtgaaaaaaaaaaataataGGCTTGCTAAAAACGGACAATCGTATGTGGAGCACTGCAGACAATCTCTCACTGTATGCAGACACAACCAGCACTCAGAATGGAAAGTGAGGAGCTCCTTACTAATTGGCTCAGCTATGATATTGCGGTCGTGTGTGCACCGGTTAGAGGTCTAGGTTACGAGCCCAAACGAGGCCCCAGGCTGTTCGAAAAATGCCCTTCGGCACGCGCTTAACGCGTCTAATAAAATATGAGACGCGTACACGACCAACCAAGGCGGTGCACATGTGATGAAGATCACGCGACATGATATTTTTGACATTGATCCTCCTCTCGTCATGTTATTGTGATCACGTGCCAAAATCTCGTCAGGATTTGATCATGTGCGTTGTGTCCCGTGCAGAAGTTCACATGACTAGTGCTCCGTCCAATGAACAAACTTCATTTTAtaatgaaaaaaaaatccaGCTCTTGAATACAACAACAGAATTTCTCATTCAAAAGGTCTACAAATTCCCCGATTTTGCAGATACTTGTGCCGTTGTTGCAGTAGACTGACCCGCCTGGCCAATCCCACAGCTCTGGAGTTTTTTCTGAGAAAAAGAGCTAGTTCCACGAGATTTTCCATTCATCCATACATTTCAAGATTGTAGTAGAATACAATTTCTGATCACTTTTCAGTCAGTCACTAGATTTTAAGGGTCTTTCTTTTGTAAAAGAAGCTGCTTGATATCATTTTTGCATTTCCACATTTATCTTCGTATTCGTTGTAGTAATTCGTTGTCGTCATAGTCTTTTGTTATTATCATGTTGAGAGCCTCCAGAATAGCCAGAAGCGTCAGGATTCCCAGCGTGAGCCAGAGATTGTTTCTGAGTGTTTCGCGTGTCCAAGCTGCTCATTCTGACGAACCAAAACCATTCCAAACCGCATTGGGTAAGCCCGCTCAAAGATACTCTGATGCTCCAGGGACTTTCGGAAAGACCACTTTTTCCGAAGTCATGGATGAAGTCGATATGGTCTGGGGAAAAGACGATGACCCTAAAAAGGTTGCCAAACAGAACTCAAAAATCAGACATTTCACCATTAACTTCGGTCCTCAGCATCCTGCTGCCCATGGAGTGTTGAGattgatcttggaattgCATGGGGAAGAAATCGTCAGAGCCGATCCTCACGTAGGTCTTTTGCACAGAGGAACCGAGAAGTTGATCGAGTCCAAAACATACATGCAAGCGTTGCCATACTTTGACAGATTGGATTATGTGTCTATGATGACCAACGAATTGGTCTTTGCATTGGCTGtagagaagttgttgaatgtAGAAATTCCACTCAGAGCCAAATACATCAGAACTCTCTTCGGCGAAATCACAAGAATCTTAAATCACTGTATGTCTGTCTTGTCGCACATCATGGATGTCGGTGGTTTGACTCCGTTCCTTTGGGGTTTTGAAGAGAGagaaaagttgatggaGTTCTACGAAAGAGTTTCTGGAGCCAGATTACACACTGCCTATGTGAGACCCGGTGGTGTTTCCCAGGACTTACCAGTCGGTTTATTGGACGACATCTACATGTGGGCTACCCAGTTTGGTGACAGAATTGATGAAACCGAAGAGTTGGTCACCGATAACCGTATCTGGAAGGATAGAACTGTAGATGTAGGTGTAGTTTCGGCTGAAGATGCGCTCAACTACTCCCTTTCTGGAGTCATGTTGAGAGGCTCTGGTATCCCATTTGATATCAGAAAATCCCAGCCTTACGATGCCTATGATTTGGTGGACTTCGACATTGCTGTCGGCATGAATGGTGACTGTTACGACCGTTACTTGATTAGAATGGCTGAATTCAGACAATCATTGAGAATTATCTTCCAATGTATCAACGATATTCCAGAAGGTCCTGTTAAGGTCGAAGACTACAAGATCTCGCCTCCTCCAAGATCTGTAATGAAGGAAGATATGGAAGCATTGATCCATcacttcttgttgttcacTAAGGGTTACGCTGTGCCTCAGGGTGAAACTTATACCGCCATCGAAGCTCCTAAGGGTGAAATGGCTGTGTATGTCGTCTCCGACGGCTCAGAAAGACCATACAGATGTAAGATCAGAGCCCCTGGTTTTGCTCATTTGGGTGCTTTTGACCACATCTCCAGAGGAAACTTGTTAGCCGATGCTGTGGCCATCATTGGTACCATGGACTTGGTGTTCGGAGAAGTTGATCGTTAGAACTGAAGtttaaatatatatattagTAAAGAACTGCATTATTGTAACTCTAATACGTTGTAGTGGTTTGTATTGCTGTCGAAATTTACTGATTCTCTCCTTTCCAATGTAGCCTATTTGATGTCTTTCTACTTTAATTTATTTCTATCGGTATATTCTGTTCGTGTATATCTAATAGAGATTGTATAAATGCGTTAAGTCGTAAGTTATGATATAGTCATTGTATATGTTCAAAAAAGTGCCTTGtacaaaagaaacaaagacCCTCCGGCTCCGAGTATCATAAACGTCTTGAACGTTCCAGAATCATTATCATCTACTCTGGGGCCATGGTACATGTGAGGATTCCTCTTTGAAGACATACTAGCTGTAGCCTGGGGCGCAAACGTAGCTGTCAGGCTCGCGAAATGGTTCGGATTCACCTCATTACCCTTGAAATGATGAACATGGCGCATCAAATGCTTGGTTATAAGCTCTTCGCTGAGCTTTTCTCCTGATTTGCTGAGCTTCTCTAGGATCTTGCTTCTTTCCTCTGGAGAGATGtgtttgttgatgatgtgCTGTTCGAACTTGAGATGCTTGTGGAGATGCTCGTTATAGTCGAAGTGAGGAACGTCGAACCGGTCACCGTAATTGATATGTTTTCCTGAAAAATGTGACCCTTCTCCATGattggaaaagttgtaCACTTTATGTCTCTTGCTATTGAGTCCAGAAGCAGTGTAATGACCCCCAGACCTTGAATAGTACTTTGCTTCGCCGTAGTACTGGTTATTCCAGTCTTCTCTGGCAGAACTGGTATGCAGAGTCGCGTTAGCTCCGTGGAAATTGCCCACTAGCTTGAGCTGGAGATCGtactgtttcttcttcttgacatCCTTAAGTGTCTCGTATGCGTTCACTATCTCCACAAACTTTTCGTTGTtcacttctttttcttcgCCGACTAGATGTGTGTTTACGTCCGGATGGTGGATCTTGCTGAGCTTCCTGAACGAAATCTTAATGTCCTTAATCGATGCGTTGACGGGCACTTCTAGCAGATCGTAATAGTTGGAAGCTCCCGTGCTTGAATACGCTCGTATACGTTGAGTAATTTGCAGAACACAGCGTACACGTGACTGCAAAAACATTGTGGCAGTTCAGCAGCGGCTACGTATACGTGTCTGACAAGAGCCTGTTCGCTTGGAAATTGCTGCAATAGAGAGAGATGGTGAAGTCAGTACTGTCACAATACGCTAAAGATAAAATTCGGTTAAGGGCTAATAGTATGCTCACGTGAGAGATAACGTGACTCGTGATCTTGGCTCATGCGGGTGGACGATAGCACCGGAACCGGTGGAAAggcagaaaaagaaaccaaagacAAGAGCGTTTGGTGTGTGCATTTTGCATTTGCGAGTGCGCTTGTCAAACGCCTGTTGCGAAGTGCGGGATGTGCTTTTGCCGTTTGCGACTGTGACGGTGCGTAAACATGTAATACATGTAAATTGGCAAATTGTAAAGTGTCGTAAACAGCAAGTCGCATTTGTATACAACAGAAAATAGCAGATTGCAATTTGTATGAAATTTAGTCAATGTAAATCATAAATGTCGCACTAATAGATCTATTCACGTGCTCTGTGTCACGTTGTGTGTgtgatttcttttctcgCTTCTATTTCCGCATTGGGGACCCATTCGCAACCTGCCTCAGCCAATTTCACATCCATACAAACACATACGGACTTCTCTCTTTTGGTGGTTTTTGTAGCTTTCCAACTTCTGtctccaacttgttgatttcgATTCCGCTGGCCGTCTCTAGCCGACACCGGAGTCTTAGTATCACGTGTCGTTTCTGTTAGCCGTTGTCTTTTCCCGAGATTCTCTCTTCCCGCTGATTGTGGTCTGTTATCATCTCATCACCGTCATAACCACTGCTCTTtccaaagagaaaaacAGCAGGTTACGAAGTCATAAAGCCGACACAGCCATATCCCCTGTGTCTCTCCGTTCTCTGTCACTACAGCTGGAGATCCTGAACTGCTCTGCTGGTCCTCTGATTCTACTGAGCACCTCACCAACTCGCCCGAATTCTCATTAATTCGCACTGAATTTCTGTGGAGATACTGAGAGAGAAACAAGTGATAACGACTTTTCTGAGCCCCCAAAATCAGCAGCTCCGAGACTGGCATCCATAGTGTCACACTAGCCTGTCGTATCCACAGCCATTTCCCTTGAGTCTTGTCTAGCAGTATCTGTTTTGGCTCCCTAACCATCAGTCTTCTGGCACTCTCTATAGTGGCTCTTCCGTTCCCGCGTCTCCTAAAAAATCCTGGACGGTTCTTTTTTTTGTGCGAGTATCCATCTTCGTTTTTTTGgacttctttttcttaCAAATCGGAGCATTACTTTCATATTCACTATCCTCATACTACATCCACTTCGTTGGCATCCTGGTTATCAACCACGTTGACTACTTACCTACTATAACTGGTTTTCTTAACGATACTCATATCTCATAGTTAACTACCATAGCTTTCTACTGATTACACCAAGGTAACTCTCAGTTCTtattcattttcatttatcATCAAAACTACACACCCCTATTCCTACCACTTCCTACAACATGAGCTCAAAGTCCGCTGCTGCCATCTTGCAACGACAATTC
This window of the Scheffersomyces stipitis CBS 6054 chromosome 6, complete sequence genome carries:
- a CDS encoding predicted protein, with product MFLQSRVRCVSQITQRIRAYSSTGASNYYDSLEVPVNASIKDIKISFRKLSKIHHPDVNTHLVGEEKEVNNEKFVEIVNAYETLKDVKKKKQYDLQLKLVGNFHGANATSHTSSAREDWNNQYYGEAKYYSRSGGHYTASGLNSKRHKVYNFSNHGEGSHFSGKHINYGDRFDVPHFDYNEHLHKHLKFEQHIINKHISPEERSKILEKLSKSGEKLSEELITKHLMRHVHHFKGNEVNPNHFASSTATFAPQATASMSSKRNPHMYHGPRVDDNDSGTFKTFMILGAGGSLFLLYKALF
- the NUC1 gene encoding NADH-ubiquinone oxidoreductase 49 kDa subunit, mitochondrial precursor (NADH-ubiquinone oxidoreductase 49 kDa subunit, mitochondrial precursor (NUCM)(NUO)~go_function electron transporter activity~go_process electron transport), encoding MLRASRIARSVRIPSVSQRLFSSVSRVQAAHSDEPKPFQTALGKPAQRYSDAPGTFGKTTFSEVMDEVDMVWGKDDDPKKVAKQNSKIRHFTINFGPQHPAAHGVLRLILELHGEEIVRADPHVGLLHRGTEKLIESKTYMQALPYFDRLDYVSMMTNELVFALAVEKLLNVEIPLRAKYIRTLFGEITRILNHCMSVLSHIMDVGGLTPFLWGFEEREKLMEFYERVSGARLHTAYVRPGGVSQDLPVGLLDDIYMWATQFGDRIDETEELVTDNRIWKDRTVDVGVVSAEDALNYSLSGVMLRGSGIPFDIRKSQPYDAYDLVDFDIAVGMNGDCYDRYLIRMAEFRQSLRIIFQCINDIPEGPVKVEDYKISPPPRSVMKEDMEALIHHFLLFTKGYAVPQGETYTAIEAPKGEMAVYVVSDGSERPYRCKIRAPGFAHLGAFDHISRGNLLADAVAIIGTMDLVFGEVDR
- a CDS encoding regulation of redox homeostasis, translating into MTTTLRLGSEAPDFTAETSNGSISFHDFIGDSWVVLFSHPDDFTPVCTTELGAFAKLEPEFAKRGVKLIGLSANNADSHKAWIKDIDEVTGSKLTFPIIADPERKVAHLFDMIDYQDATNVDDKGVQFTIRSVFVIDPKKKIRLILAYPASTGRNTAEVLRVVDSLQTGDKYRVTTPINWVPGDDVIVHPSVSNEEAKTLFPKFRIIKPYLRLTPLEVKEQ
- a CDS encoding predicted protein — translated: MSFTPKRKRDDADPDTKKSRNDLDKPADYTTSDEWPVYNHPDGGIVKITPWGSLRQFTNPVNGEMVTKFEDLSFSDYSFDPSNTDVYDVSQYESLPSTPQSLYNNHQYHQNPRSNQNGNPNIRLSPNSEAESYVVDGYKGITPPPQNSDVHQFEQEQENYFGMNDQHEEFDYNDEVVRHYTQDYDEDVAM